A region of the Parambassis ranga chromosome 24, fParRan2.1, whole genome shotgun sequence genome:
TTTGAATAGGATCAAATAAATGGCAGCAGCTGTAAGCATTATTGATTTGTTAATGCGGCTCTCACCTGCAAGTACtaactattaaaaaaatacacctcAAAATTATTATGATTCATTTCCCCCTGTGGCCTGCAGTGTTTGTCACAGCCTGTCTGGCCGTAAATAAAAATGGACGCACCAAAAATGTTGAGCTATTCCTTTAAAAAGCTGCGGTCTGGGTGCTTCTACACGTCCCCTTCACCTCAGACCCTCACACACCTGCTCATTACTGACCATTCGGTTCATATTCATTCATGTTTAGTTGAGTTTTTTCTTCACTGTGCGTCTCGCTCACAGTTTAAATCATAATGCGTCTGTTTGTACATCGTTGACCATGAATATGTTTTAGTTTTTGACCAATAACAGCAACAACATGATTGAATTAAACTACAACAGCAGTAACTCAACAGGGAACCTCTGGTGTCCGTGTATTAAAAACAGTGGATCAATGGATTGATGAGGTAAATACTCTGATTACAGCttcttaaaaatgtttatttgccattttctttgtgtttgtacagTGAATTTTTAACTGTGGACTTAATTTTGGCGTAAAACTGAGAAAACTGAGGTCCAGTTCATGAAAAACGAAGCTTTGAACACCCTGCTTTTTTTCTAAAGCAACCAAAAAGTGGCAAATTAAAtctaaaactaataaaaataattaaaaaaaatatgcgtttaatttgagtccagctgtatAAAGAGTTAAAGGGTCACAGGGGCGGTGAAATGCCCTCATCTGTCCCGTCCCTGCTGCACCCGCAGCGCTGCAAAGACGCAGGAATTAATTTGCTGTGAAGATGTTTGATGCAAATACACTAAATAAAAACTCGGTTAAATCAGAAGCCGGCTCTGCATTGATCTGGATCTGAGCTCAGGTAACTTCTCCGCCTGATTGCTCGTGTCGTTCTGCACCGTCGGAGGTAACGATGACAGATTCACCGTGTGGAATGGCAGCGGACCCGTCTCATGACGTGCATAGAGCCAGAATgcataaacacactgaaacacgcGGGGTTAATGGCAGCCTCCGTTGGCCTGGACACCGGttcgttgtttttttttttttaggctacATGAAGCTGTTGGCTTTGGTCTAGCAGAGCGTACGACTGCAACACAAGAAGGAGTGCGACAACAAACGGCGTTTGGCATCTGATGGCGTCCGTTTCAGTCCACAGATCGTATCAgggtttcctttttttttttttttttttttttgtggcacaTGATGACATGGAACAAGTTATACAGGAAGTGTTTATCCAGAGTCTGCATGTCGGTACGCTTAGGCTCCATGTTGAGGTGTGGTCCGGTGCTGTACATCAGGGGGGCATGCAGCCAGACAAGAATGCATGCACGTTTGAGGAAGTACGCTTCTAGGTTTTACTCCCGACTGAAGCTCTAAATCTTCAGGTTTTGGTTCAGACATTTAACATCGAAGCATTTAAATGCACTCTGATTGAAAACTATTGTTTTAACCACCAAAAGCTAACTGGAGAGGAGGATGGCAGAGCAACATGTAACCAAGAAGGAGGGAGAAGTATTCCACACGCTCATCACCAGGTCTTCAAGTGTCCTCTGTTTTACTGCTGGCTTCTGATGACGTGTACTTGTCACCGCCACCGctcatggcttttttttttctttgagtaCGTTAAAGTTGGGGGGagaaagtaaaaagtaaaaaaaaaagtgctccTGTTAGAGACAGACGGAGTCCAAAATGAAGGGAGGCGGTGAGAGAGGAAAAACGCTCCAGTCGCAGGAGAACCACCTTTCTTAGGTGTTTTTCTCGCCCTCATATCCCAGTTGTTTTTGCCCAGAGGAGTTTAAGCCCCGCCCAGGACCGAGGTCACATCCAGCCTGGAGGAAGAAGGGAAGGGGCTCGACGGAATATAGTCCGTCTTAGTGTCATCGGTAAGTAGGTTAATATGCTGGAATAATCCTCCATAGGTCCATTTAAGTGCCCACCTTGCAGGTGTGTGGATCAGGGTGGAGGCGTGGGCCTGGGCTGGTTTTACTCTGGGTCGCAGGCAGCGGTCAGGCGTGGTGGGATCAATATGAGGGCTGAAGACGGAGAATATTCAGATGTCAGACAGAAACTACAGGACGTCACCTCTCCTCACGTACCTCCTGTACTCTGCGATTTAATGTTTTTGCGTCTTACCGTCCTGCTCTTGCTCGCTGAGGCTCATCTACACCATCACTTTCCTGtaggaggagaaacagaagCATTAGAATGAAGCAGAAAATGTAAAGAAATGAGGCTAATCTTCCTCCAACACAGTAAAACGATGTACTATTTCTAATGACCTGACTTGTGCACAGATGTTAGTACAGCCACATGGACAGTATGAGCACACATGCAGTTATTGTGCGAGTCAGTCGTTACTGGACAGCAGGAGCAGTTTGTTATGGATGAGTGAGGAAGCAGAGGCCACATACAGCCAGACAAGCAGCTGACATGCAACACTGACGATGAAGAGGGCTTTTCACAACAAGACACAGCGGACGGATGGCGACATAAAATCAGGCGACGCGGCTCTTACGAGTCATTTTGACTCTGGTAAGGTCTCCCCGGGGTTCTCTTCCCCCGCTGGGCTGGCCGAGGTCGGCGACTGGGGCTCAGGTGAAGGCATGGGCATAGGCAGGGGGATGGGCTTACTCTGGTCTTCTGGGATTTCTGGGCCCAGATTAGATGTAGGCTGGCCTATGATTACTGTGTTACCTGTTGGATGGGAGCATGAGAATCTGGTGAAGAAACAGAAGGCTGCGATTTTTAAACCAACAGTGAGAAATGTTCCTGTTCCTGGATTTAATGTTCACATCCATTATGCTGCTGTCAGGTTTACAGTAAATACTTCATTTACTGCTCGACTCTAGACCTCATCAGACCTGCAGCAGTTTGTCAGGTTTAAGTCTAAAGGCTAAAGGCTACAGAAGTGACCATCAGGCCCAGATACGTCCACATATCCTCCCTGTCCTCATCAGGAACACAACAGCAGTTATCACAGTATTAAAGGTCAGGTAGGAGAGTTCATCCtgctgcactttttgttaaattagtgtaacttctctttacaatccgatagcaaccgattagttcggcagtttctcattaaaacgaagaatgtgaatcatctgtggaagctataaaacactaaaaacatcagccaatcctccgggtggaccctgcgcggagtattggctggttgtcactctcttcctgctctgcgcgcaccagagaggtacgtgcatgatggccgaagccacagaccgcagctcgtcttcaggtgatgtgcgtccatgtgattggaggcgtggctttggggtgagctccgagagaaaggggcgtgtttactttccaaatccggctgactctcactgagttttcaaagtctcctaccctacctttaagggagCTGGTTTGTGTAGCTGTGCGTCATGTACAGTCTTCAAATAACTGCGAGGTTGGTCATCACAATCACTTAAAAAAAGCTCATCATTCAGTCCATCCATTCTGTTTGCATGTGGCTGATTTATGTTTAGTTTAAGTTCCAGCAGAATGTAACTGAGCAAACATCAACAAGTGGCCATCTTGGCTGTAGTCCTCTTTTCAATAACCAGTGTCTGCAGactgttcttcctctctcctcctccgctTATCTCGATCAATACGTCAGGtgtataaaactcacaaacataAGCACTCTATCCTTCAGATAGAAATGCAATCATAGAAAATCAAACAGAGCTGGTTTACTGATATCAGATGTAATAATAACAGCCTCTCTCACCTCCGTCCTGCTCCGCTTTGATTTGGGCCTCCAGGTCTTCGGGGTCGACGTACTGGTAGTTTTCGTCGTCGTCGGGCGGTTTGCATTTCCcgcagcagaaacagcagcagcagcaacagcagcagcaggagaagacCGTACAGCACAGCACCAGGCTCTGCAGGGAttaacatgcagacacatgttcCACCAGATGACGGCAAACACAACTTTAATCTCCAAATTATTCACGGCGAGCTTTTTATTCCATCTTTTCAGATTACAGATGTCATGTCGCACACTGAAAGGCctcaacacagcaacaacaacaacaacaactgcactgaccttaAACCACCACTTGGACATGAGGAAGTAGTACTTGACGCTTTCCTCTCCGAACTGCTCGGACACGTAAAGGCCCATGGAGCCATACTCATCATAGATCTTCCTCTTTGTCTCATCGTTTAAAATGGAGTTGGCGTTGTTGATCTCCTTGAACTTCTCTGCAGCCTCCGGGTTTTCAGGGTTCTTGTCTGGGTGGTACTTTAATGCTAGTTTTCTGAtggaagagaggagaaaacaaacaaggaaagAGTATTTCTCAgagtatgtttgtttgttgattaaTCAATAGCTGCTTGTTGCATATGTTTTATTGCACTTGGACTGGTGGAGAAGCTTGAGTCGTCTTTCGAGGGTTAATTTAACACCGGCTGACAGTGACTAGTTTCTGAAGAGACAGCTTAGTATGTGTTGTAGTAACTCATCTTACTCCATGTTACCTGTATGCTTTCTTAATGTCCTCTGGTGTCGCTCCTTTCTCCAGGCCTAACACCTTGTACATGCTCTCCCCAGCAGTGGACATCTTCCTTTGGGGGCGGGAGGCGTTCGGTTCAGCCATGGCTCACCTCTAAAGggaataatgaaaaaaaaaaaaacattaaaatacaaaaacactgcGGCCTGCTGCGTTACACTCCGACACACAGAGCGTAACAACGCCCAGCCTAAAACATATTGCAGACTGATCCCACAGGTGTTTGCCAAAGGAGCAGCCTCATTTATGTAGATTAAGTCTTCTAGAAGGGagttacacacactgttagAGGCAGTCAAAGATGTCAGGATGCTGTATTGACCAAGAGATCAGGAGTGGATCTCCAGTCAGGACCTTTTATTTGAAACACTGCTGCAGGTCATCTCTTCTGTTTAAGAAGGTTTAGAACTGACAGTAAGGACTTATTTTTGACCCCAAACATGACCAGTGGACGGACTTCTGCTGGTGCAGGCTGTCCTTCATCAGTCAAAACACACCTGAAGGGCCTCATAGTCCAACATAAGACCGTGACAGAGCCCTAAAATCTATTCTGTATGCAAAGCGAGCCTCATGGAGGAGTGTTCAGCAGCTAAAGAGTGAAACAGTTCCTTCAGGAAACATTAACAAGGTACAGGCCTATTCTCCAAAACACTCAGTCCATCAGGGTCACCATAGACCTTCCTGTCTCTACCAAATTCCTCCAGCTACTCCCTTCAAACCGGGCAAGAGGACTTGTAGAGTTCTGCTCCTGCAGGCAGCTTCTGCAGTAGCACTCCTTCAAGCTAAGGAAGGGATAAATAGAAGCATCCTTATCTAGTACCCCCTCCCACATCAACTGGCTGTAGGAGCAGCCAATCCACCCCAAGCTTCTCCAGGATTTCCGGACCAGGGATTAGGCCCCACCGCCCCCGTAGAGAAAACTTCTCCCATGTGCTTACGTAGCCGTCGGCCTGCCTAATGGCTGTCATGGTGTGTCTTTATCTATCACTCCACAACTAACCCCTCCACCTGCCTTCATGGTGGATTTCCGCTGCTGAAAATGAGCAACTGTTTGCTGACAAAGTTCTCAAATCGGCTTAAAAGTTAATGTGTCAATATTGTGTTAACAACTTGTGCTACTCCTCTATAGATGATGCATTCAGACATGTTCACTCGCTCAGAGTGTAGCTTACTATCACACAATACAAAAAGGATTTCCGTTAAGACTATAGCTACTGTACACATGGACTCTTACTCACAAATAAAGCCATGCGGGTCATTGACTAAAGAAGATTACATTTTGCTGATCTCACAGATTACCCGTCCAAGTCCATGTCAGAGAAGGCCAATGTCCTGGTCAGAGCCTACACATGCAGCACTTACAATACAACAAACCAAACAACTGTCTGAATGTCCCTGCAGCTCCAACAGTGGGTGCACTGTGGGCTAAAGAGTGCAGACAGGAAGGAAAATGCAACTGCAGCAGACTTTGTGAAggccaagcacacacacaaacaattccCATCACAGCTTTTACGATTCttaatccagaaaaaaaatgtaaataaatgacagGACAACTAATAACTCCTTGAAAATAAActactaaaaataaaattgcAAACGACTAAGATGTGGATTCTCACAGGATTAGTATTTCCATCTGGCATATGGCAGGCAATTTgctttgggatttttttttttttcatattacaGACAAGCAGATTTGCAGCAGGATTAAAACTCAGACAtatttacaacaacaacaactgtacAACAAATCACACACTGACCCCCGCTAATACACAGCTGTGTGAAGAATGAGGCCTTTGTTCAGCATAACAAAGTGACATGCTCCAGTTCAAAATGTAAACTCATCCATCTTATAAAATTAAGAACATGCTTGCGGAGGTGGAGGCCACTCCGGCCCTTCTTGTGTGTTGTCCGACCAGTCCAGCCTATTGTTGATGTGAACACCCAGGTACCTACATCCACCCTCTTGATGTCaggtccctggatgttcaccggtggAGTCTGAGAGGTTTGTTTTTCAGAAGTAATCACCATCtcctttatttatatattgatATTTTCTAAAAACCAGccaaatgctgtgaaaagcagcCCAAATTTTACAAACCCGCCCAGTGCTATTTTTTTCAGCCCAATGTGTTTAAAAGAGCCCAATCTGGCAACACTGTCCACGGTGGTTTTGATATGACGCTCGTTAGTATTATGTGTCCATTGCGGTTGGGCGGTTACAAACGATGACACCGTCTTGTCTTTGCAGAACTAAAGCTAGCAGTTGTGGGTGCTCCAGAAGACAACGACGGGTGTGCCGGTGTGTCAACGCtcggtttgtttattatttgtatGATATCACTGTTAATTTATTTTGTGGACACCGAACAGCAGTGTTAGAAGGCAAGCTACTCTGATGTAAGCTAGCTAAGCTACCGGCTGTTGTTCACTACATAAACCTTCACTAACCTACAGCTACCCCCAGAGAACTGTTGCTAGCGTAGTCACAGAAAATGCCAGAAGTAGGTCACTACATCAGGAAGAAATATATATTAATTGTTTAATTGGACCAAACCAAGTTTTAAATAGTGTGAACCAGGCTGATGTGACCTATGaatatttaaaattaaacagaatacatatttttattagGACCAGCACCCACTCTACTTCTTAGTAACTACATTCGCAGACATTTTTATCATAGTTCTAACTAATCACTAAAACTTTGAGAGCAGCTACAGTTTTTCCTTCTTCTGTTGACACCATGTCACCATCAGGTGTCCCTAAATGCTATATTTGGATGATAACCCACTACTAGATGACTAAAAAATCTTAGCAAATGAAAAGCTATTTGAGTCAGACAATCAAGTCACTACCACCACACCGCtgagaaatgtaaataaaatagtAATGATGCTACTTGTAACCATGCTAACAGTGATCCTGAATGAATTCATCAACATTACATTAGTTCAGGACATACAAGACAGAGGTACAGTGAAGTTCTGTGTATAGTCTAAATTACAGTGGTTCAGATTATCCTCGCATTAATGAAGTTTTTGTGTCGTTTTGTTCTGTGTATGCCAGGTGAACGCTGAAGGTCAGTGTGTAACAACAAACTCTGTATTTGAGAAGAAGGGAGGAGTTCCTGGAGAGAAACATCTGGAGATCTCACAAGAGGTAGATTTGTGCGTtcagcatcattgtcatcaCTGATTATCAACTCAAGTCATGAGTTTATGACTGAAACCGTAAACACAGGCTCCTGTTGTTTTTGCTTGTGCATAACAATGTTCTGTTTGTGACATGTGACATTGTTCCTCTGACATGTCATTGTTCTTCTGATGATGTCTTAGGCATGACTTAGAAGTGTGCCTTGGAAATGATCAATTacttaatataattatatatataacagCTTGTTGTTTTAATACTGATTTCTTTTTACACAGGCTTCCAAGTCACGTTAACTGTAAAAAGGCAGCTGCCTTGAAGACACTCTGCTTCTACCAAGGTGAAGAATATGGACATCATTCAGGAGTATATGGTCAGTGTATTTCAATTCTTCAGTCACAAGTTCTGTATCTTATTTAAAGTGCTTTAAGATTCGAATGTCACTTGTCAGCTAGTTATTGAAAACAGTCATGGAATCTGGGGATATATGGACGCATGCCGTCAAAGCAACAGGGAAGGTATAGATGCTGGACAGTATGATGACGTGACATTAGCACATTAGCCTAAGCTTGTGCAATTATGCTAGGAGTCATCTTTGCACTGAAGCTGAAATATTACTACAAGCTCACTGTGATAGTCCTGGATGGTGTATAACGTCCCCCCCGTGTGTTCTTAAGGCTGCATTTCAGGGTTTACAATTtgaaaataatcaaaaatatgaaatatagtCAACCTATTCTGTCTATTCTATCTAAATAAATGTGTTGCATAAAATTCAACAATTTTTTCACTGTGCGAAAGGCTAGACCTGTCTCTGAGCCCTGTCCTCAGTGAGgttttggttaaaaaaacaaatgtcagtgGCATAATGAAAGGTTTGTGTACTGCTGCCAACACAGGTTATTCAATGAATCATCGATCATGGGATAACTGCCAGAAGTAGGACACAGATTGGTCCGAACCCCTGTGGTTCGGCTGCTAGTGTATGACCTGAAGCCTGGCACGGTCAGCTCACTGTGCAGCCAGGGCGCTCTTAGAAAAAATCTGATTAGTCCCAAGTTCATTTTCATACAGGAAAAATGAGCCTAAACTCTTATTTTTTAAAGTAGTCCCTCCATctttcctttatttttatttgtaccTGAACCCAGTTCAATTCTTTCACATCTACCTTTCAGTGAGTCGTGAGGCGTTTACTGACGGGCAAGTGTTTCACTGCAAACAAAGCAACCTACTCTCACATTATCTTCAGTCAGCACATGCTAAATTTAGATCCCTGTCCTGCGGGTGTCTCAGAGAAAAATAGCGGTGAATTGTGGTCACTGCCCTTCATTACTGACTTCTCTGCTGTAaggttatttttaatttttatttaaaatccaCGTCTagcagtgctgcagcagagcaggagaaaTCAGCTTCCTGTTGTGAAAAGGAATGCTTACATGCATTTGTGATCGTAACAGATGTGACTCAGGTTTTATTCATTCTCTTTACTTCATGATGTGGTCACTCAAAAAGAAGcaggtcactgcagcagaccACAAAAAATAATTAGATTTAAATGATCATCAACATGTCCAATTTGACAATTTTCTACATTCTGGAGATCAATAATTAGTTGATTGTGAGATAATAATCAATAGTAATAGCACTAGGTGGGATTTCAGTAAAGGATCTACATGCTCTGGAGAGTAAATAAAAATCCAATCAGGCAGACTCCTACAAATATGAATTCAAAGAGGACATTTTTCTCCACCGTGAGAGCACTGCAGGCCCAGATGGTGTTCCTGCTGGAGCCAAGGAAGCTGTTGATGTAAATACTTCTCCACGCATGCTGCACAGACCGAGGGGCCGAGCGAGTTAACATAAACCTGTGTGTCCACCGAGCTGATCTGAGGGCTCGCACTACAGCGATCGATCGGGCATCACTGAGCCAGGTCTATTAGGTTAATTGGACAACTGCAGTCGTGGTAGTGCAGGCGGCGCTCGCTTATGATGCCACAATATGAGCCGACAGTATGAAAATGAATCTGCAGTGCTTCTTTTGTACTGAAGCGCAGCAGAGCGCTGTATAGAGGTGACCGGGAGCCTTTTGTATGCTGACTGTAATGAAGTGCAGATATTTTTCTAACTTTGGACACTATTCATCCTGATTTTTTGGCTGAAAGGCAGCAGGAAAAATAAGTGCATGTGTCAGAATGAGACACTGTGGTATCAAAGCTGATTATTAATAAAAGCAGCAAGATATTTCAGCATCATAAAAATCATCTGTATTGACTGAGCCAGTCACCATTTAGaacatataaaaacatatgtattagGGTATTTCCAGACTAATATCTTTCATACTAGTAGCTCATATTCATAACCCAATCCATATTCCAGAACTTAATGCGATTTAAAACCGCTATTCTTAGTATGAATCATAAAAGCTTCCGACTGTTTTGTGGCAGCTGAACAAAGCGTTCTTATCTCTTGAGTCAAGCGTGCTCGTCAAAAACCACAAACGGAAAATCATGTGAGGACTGCAGGCAGGGCAACTTCATGAAAATATTCATTCTGTGAAGTTCGTCCTTAAATAGCAGTCtgtagtttttaaaaataactgcaGCGTTCAGTGGTCTGTAATCTACTGTGATAACTATACAATCACAACATAACTTAGACGAAATAAAAGAAATCCTTGTTAGTAATGTAATGCAGTACAGGTAAAGAGAACTGTTATTACATagttataacaaaaaaaaacatttcttataGCTAATAAAGTACTATGTGAGCCTATAGTATGGGATTATATGTTgtccataaaatatatattcagACAGTGTGATTGTCCACTGAATATTTACATAAATCACAAAAATCCAGGATACAGTGGCACTATGTTCACACGTCTTTAAAATAAcctgctaaataaaaaaaatgtatgaatgaAAGTGGTAAAAACcgtgcgggggggggggggtcagaccAGGTAGCAGGTGTGAAGATAAATGTCCATCAGCTGGTGATGGAGCTGAGACTCGCAGGCTGAGCACAGAGCCTGCCTCTGTTAAAAGAATTAGCAGACTAACACCATTATAGTCAGATTAAGCTCCACAGAAAGTTGTCACATAGCTGACGCTCCATATCCACGTCACCTCTATCGTACACTCAGGTACCCTGAAACCAGGTGATGCACACAGGCTGAAATGAATCGATAAATTGTTATAATAACAGTTGGATTTAGCAAAAAATCTGCAGGCAACATCTTctaaaatgtgctttttccTTCAATTTTCTGCGTACTTGAATGAGAAGTCAAGAAACTATGACTTGAACTTCAGCGTTTTGACACAGAAGAAGCAATATTACAGCAGAAACCAGCTGCCGGATGTACCAGTCATGTAGATTATTGTTAGTAAAAAGCTGCGTCCTCCTCATTATTTAACCAACAGATGGAAACTTGTGAAATAACCACTCCATGACAAATAAACGATAAACAGTCTCTCAGTTAAGACGAGGCTCAGACGAGGCAGGAGAAGGGAGGGACCCTGTATGTTTGTGCTTTAGTGGTGcaacaaatcaaattaaatcaaattatGTGCGGTAAACCTGCAGCTGTTAGCGCCGCTGGGCATTTgcagttaaaacaaaaaaccatGTTTCTACTGGAACGTGGGTTCagctgttaataataataatctcttACTTCATCGATAGATCGGTGTAAATTAAAGGAAGCACATTTTCTTTGGATTATTTACGTCAAATATTACAAATTATAAGCCAAATATCTGTTGTTAAAAGGGGAATATGTGAGGAGGTCTGTACAGAAACACATCTCCAGATGTGAATACCTGAAGTTATTCTCTGCCTGACGGAGCCTGCGGCTCCCTGTGAAGTAAAGTTCAGGGCAAAACGAGTCCATTTATCCATAATTAGGGCATTAGATCAGTGGGCCTGGATGAAAACCTACTGCCTGCAGGACAGGGACAGGTGACATGATAAATTTAGGATCGAACGGCTCCGTGGGACGGAGCGGGGCTGCTGTTTTGGGAGAACTCTGCAAGGTATAATAATGAAGCAAGGAATACCGCGTGATTGTCGTCTGTTTGTCCTTGTGGAGCCCTAATCCTTCACTAATCTCCCTGCGCATGGAGAACTACTTTCTATTTTACACCATGCCATTCATACAATTTTTGGattgagtctattttataatgtatatatctttttcttaacttatccc
Encoded here:
- the dnajc5ga gene encoding dnaJ (Hsp40) homolog, subfamily C, member 5 gamma a isoform X2, translated to MAEPNASRPQRKMSTAGESMYKVLGLEKGATPEDIKKAYRKLALKYHPDKNPENPEAAEKFKEINNANSILNDETKRKIYDEYGSMGLYVSEQFGEESVKYYFLMSKWWFKSLVLCCTVFSCCCCCCCCCFCCGKCKPPDDDENYQYVDPEDLEAQIKAEQDGGK
- the dnajc5ga gene encoding dnaJ (Hsp40) homolog, subfamily C, member 5 gamma a isoform X1: MAEPNASRPQRKMSTAGESMYKVLGLEKGATPEDIKKAYRKLALKYHPDKNPENPEAAEKFKEINNANSILNDETKRKIYDEYGSMGLYVSEQFGEESVKYYFLMSKWWFKSLVLCCTVFSCCCCCCCCCFCCGKCKPPDDDENYQYVDPEDLEAQIKAEQDGGNTVIIGQPTSNLGPEIPEDQSKPIPLPMPMPSPEPQSPTSASPAGEENPGETLPESK